The Metabacillus sediminilitoris genome window below encodes:
- a CDS encoding cold-shock protein, translating to MQQGTVKWFNAEKGFGFIEVEGGDDVFVHFSAIQGEGFKSLDEGQKVTFDTEQGQRGLQATNVNKA from the coding sequence ATGCAACAAGGTACAGTAAAATGGTTTAACGCAGAAAAAGGTTTCGGTTTCATCGAAGTTGAAGGTGGAGATGATGTATTCGTACATTTCTCAGCTATCCAAGGCGAAGGATTTAAATCATTAGATGAAGGCCAAAAAGTTACATTTGACACAGAACAAGGTCAACGTGGACTTCAAGCTACTAACGTAAACAAAGCGTAA
- a CDS encoding transketolase: protein MAKMKNISIEELKERAVEMRKTAITMIHKAQSGHPGGSLSAADLMTALYFKEMNIDPSNPTWEDRDRFVLSKGHVCPIQYSALALLGYVPYETIYTLREYGSPFQGHPDMKKCPGIDISTGSLGQGLSCGVGMAIAGKRDKKDYRVFSLVGDGECQEGQIWEAAQTAVKYQLDNLVVFVDNNRLQIDGFCDEIMPVLDLEKKFEAFGFETKRIDGHSMEAIVETLDEIRELKNGKPKCIVLDTVKGKGVSYMEDIAEWHGIAPNDEEFNQAMEEIAGGLK, encoded by the coding sequence GTGGCGAAGATGAAAAATATAAGTATTGAAGAATTAAAAGAAAGAGCTGTTGAAATGAGGAAAACAGCTATAACTATGATTCACAAAGCACAATCAGGTCATCCTGGAGGTTCACTTTCTGCAGCTGATCTCATGACAGCTTTATATTTTAAGGAAATGAACATTGATCCAAGCAATCCTACTTGGGAAGATCGTGATCGATTTGTTCTATCGAAAGGTCATGTTTGCCCAATCCAATATTCAGCATTAGCTCTACTTGGATATGTCCCATATGAAACGATCTACACATTAAGAGAGTACGGTTCTCCTTTCCAAGGACATCCAGATATGAAAAAGTGTCCGGGAATTGATATTTCAACAGGTTCACTTGGTCAAGGACTTTCTTGTGGAGTAGGGATGGCAATCGCAGGTAAAAGAGATAAAAAAGATTATCGAGTGTTCTCTTTAGTTGGAGATGGTGAGTGTCAGGAAGGTCAAATTTGGGAAGCTGCTCAAACTGCAGTGAAGTACCAACTCGATAATTTAGTTGTCTTTGTAGATAATAACAGACTTCAAATAGATGGTTTCTGTGATGAGATTATGCCAGTTTTAGATCTTGAGAAGAAATTTGAAGCTTTTGGCTTTGAAACAAAACGAATTGATGGACATTCGATGGAAGCAATTGTTGAAACATTAGATGAAATTAGAGAATTGAAAAATGGAAAACCAAAATGTATCGTACTTGATACCGTAAAAGGGAAAGGCGTTTCTTACATGGAAGATATCGCCGAATGGCACGGGATTGCTCCAAATGACGAAGAATTTAATCAGGCAATGGAAGAAATCGCAGGAGGTTTAAAATAA
- a CDS encoding alpha/beta fold hydrolase gives MNIKKKSRLWIITRNVFLFIVAFVLIWFVFHHIMATYEEKKYSPLGHLVEVDGKNMHVYTKGEGDNTIVLLSGLGTAAPVLDFDPLINKMAKNNKVVVVESFGYGWSDVTNKERTVENIVEEIRTALNKSNIEGPYILMPHSISGVYSMYYANKYPDEVKAVIGIDFTLPQAIEYFGESAPTMPAYMSYVAQTGIARLALYMTPDDFLPLAENGTYSVVNLKMTKAISAWKGYNKNVVDEANEIKNNIDKTVDLTFPPDMPVLFFTTEEDKVNEDGKSNVTFYQTQLSKNSSSKIITLEGHHYLHWTRYKEMSQHVNEFTKTLAGE, from the coding sequence ATGAACATCAAAAAGAAATCTAGATTATGGATCATTACAAGAAACGTTTTTTTGTTTATTGTAGCATTCGTTCTTATTTGGTTCGTTTTCCATCACATTATGGCAACATATGAGGAAAAAAAATATTCACCATTAGGGCACTTAGTTGAAGTAGATGGTAAGAATATGCACGTGTATACAAAAGGTGAAGGAGATAACACCATTGTTTTATTAAGTGGTTTAGGAACAGCCGCACCTGTGTTAGATTTCGATCCATTAATAAATAAGATGGCAAAGAATAATAAAGTGGTCGTAGTAGAGAGTTTTGGATATGGTTGGAGTGATGTAACTAATAAGGAACGAACAGTTGAAAATATAGTGGAAGAAATTAGAACTGCTCTAAATAAATCAAACATAGAAGGTCCGTACATATTAATGCCACACTCAATTTCTGGGGTTTATAGTATGTATTATGCTAATAAATATCCAGATGAAGTTAAAGCGGTTATAGGGATTGATTTCACTTTGCCACAGGCTATAGAGTATTTTGGTGAATCGGCTCCAACAATGCCCGCATATATGAGCTATGTTGCACAAACTGGAATTGCTCGATTGGCATTATATATGACTCCAGATGATTTCCTTCCTTTAGCTGAGAATGGTACCTATTCCGTAGTAAATTTAAAAATGACCAAAGCCATTTCTGCTTGGAAAGGCTATAACAAGAATGTAGTTGATGAAGCAAATGAAATAAAAAATAATATTGATAAAACAGTCGATTTGACATTCCCACCTGATATGCCTGTCTTGTTCTTTACTACGGAAGAAGATAAAGTAAATGAAGATGGTAAATCCAATGTAACTTTTTATCAAACGCAGTTAAGTAAAAATTCTTCAAGTAAAATAATCACTTTAGAAGGACATCATTATCTTCATTGGACTCGTTATAAAGAAATGAGCCAACACGTAAATGAATTCACAAAAACATTAGCAGGTGAATAA